The following coding sequences are from one Chroogloeocystis siderophila 5.2 s.c.1 window:
- a CDS encoding GNAT family N-acetyltransferase: MKENLIEFHSLLQRDFNITFNVDEFLKQNIMNLPQFASPLGRLILTEYNGVAAGCAGLRKIGKEVGEIKRMYIRPEYCRKRIGKALLQAIVSEAQQIGYSKLCLDCAPFAKAAQVLYQSVGFQRIQPYPESENPEEYHVNWVFMELMIK; the protein is encoded by the coding sequence TTGAAAGAGAATTTAATTGAATTTCATTCGCTACTTCAACGCGATTTTAATATCACTTTTAATGTAGATGAATTCTTAAAACAGAATATCATGAATTTACCGCAGTTTGCTTCACCACTAGGACGACTCATACTCACAGAATATAATGGTGTTGCTGCTGGTTGCGCTGGATTGCGGAAAATTGGCAAGGAGGTAGGCGAAATCAAAAGAATGTATATTCGTCCAGAGTATTGCAGAAAAAGAATTGGTAAGGCTTTATTACAAGCTATTGTGAGCGAAGCACAGCAGATAGGATACTCAAAGTTATGTTTGGATTGCGCACCTTTTGCCAAAGCAGCACAAGTACTTTATCAATCAGTAGGTTTTCAGCGCATTCAACCATATCCTGAAAGCGAAAATCCTGAAGAATATCATGTAAATTGGGTATTTATGGAGTTAATGATTAAATGA
- a CDS encoding GNAT family N-acetyltransferase — protein MIRCENALDTSAIYDVHTQAFERENEAQLVDKIRDSDCYIPQLSLVAEVDNTVVGHILFSCIELVGKENLRVLGLAPLAVVPKFQRQGIGSALVQVGLETAETMGEALVVVLGHPQFYARFGFQPSLNYGIKSPFPVPADAFMVKLLTSYQEKYQGTVVYPPAFQEV, from the coding sequence ATGATTCGTTGTGAAAATGCGCTAGATACTTCGGCGATTTATGATGTTCACACTCAAGCTTTTGAACGTGAAAATGAGGCGCAATTAGTTGATAAAATTCGTGATTCGGATTGTTATATTCCGCAATTGTCACTCGTTGCAGAAGTTGATAATACTGTAGTTGGTCACATTTTATTTAGTTGTATTGAACTTGTAGGAAAAGAAAATTTACGCGTATTAGGTTTAGCACCTTTAGCCGTCGTTCCTAAATTTCAGAGACAAGGAATTGGTAGCGCACTTGTGCAAGTTGGTTTAGAAACTGCGGAGACTATGGGAGAAGCATTAGTTGTTGTTTTAGGTCACCCTCAGTTTTACGCGCGCTTTGGTTTTCAGCCGTCGCTTAATTATGGCATCAAGTCACCTTTTCCAGTACCGGCAGACGCTTTTATGGTGAAATTACTGACAAGTTATCAGGAGAAATATCAAGGGACAGTTGTTTATCCTCCTGCTTTTCAAGAAGTATGA
- a CDS encoding Asp-tRNA(Asn)/Glu-tRNA(Gln) amidotransferase GatCAB subunit A, producing the protein MNDAVSIAAAVREGKISAVEVTQAALQRIAQRQELNCFTAITDESALHDAKRIDDAIAQGNHPGSLAGVPFAVKNLYDVAGITTLAGAKINAENPPATHDATLVTKLKQAGAILVGTLNMDEYAYGFVTENAHYGATHNPHDFNRVAGGSSGGSAAAVAANLVPLSLGTDTNGSIRVPAAFCGIFGLKPTYGRLSRAGVALFSSSLDHVGPFARSVRDIATVFDLLQGYDDRDPVCTQKSPELCLPQLDRGIENLRIAVAGDYFTKGAEPEAITVVEQVAQALDVTEYITLPEAHRARAAAFIITSCEGANLHMEKLRSRPQDFDFATRDRFLAGALIPSHWYIQAQRFRRWFRDRVKEVFQNIDIILAPTTPCFAPLIGQKTMMLAGEEILIRPHLGLFTQPLSFIGLPVLSVPIHRPGSLPLGVQLIAAPYNEAIILRVAAVLEAKGIVSTHTS; encoded by the coding sequence ATGAATGATGCTGTCTCGATCGCTGCTGCTGTGCGTGAAGGTAAAATAAGCGCTGTCGAAGTAACACAAGCTGCACTCCAACGCATTGCACAACGCCAAGAACTTAACTGTTTTACAGCTATTACCGATGAATCTGCATTGCACGATGCAAAGCGAATTGATGATGCGATCGCCCAAGGAAATCACCCTGGTTCGCTTGCAGGAGTTCCCTTTGCAGTCAAAAATTTATATGATGTTGCTGGAATTACAACGCTTGCAGGTGCAAAAATTAACGCAGAAAATCCACCAGCAACGCACGATGCTACACTAGTCACTAAATTAAAACAAGCAGGTGCGATACTCGTTGGTACGTTGAATATGGATGAGTACGCCTATGGTTTTGTTACTGAAAATGCACATTACGGCGCAACGCACAATCCTCATGATTTCAATCGCGTTGCTGGTGGTTCGTCTGGTGGTTCCGCAGCAGCGGTAGCGGCGAATTTAGTACCCTTAAGCCTTGGTACAGATACAAATGGCTCAATTCGCGTCCCTGCGGCTTTTTGTGGCATATTCGGCTTAAAACCAACGTATGGTAGGTTATCTCGCGCGGGAGTTGCATTATTTTCTAGTAGTTTAGACCATGTTGGACCATTTGCACGTTCAGTGCGCGATATTGCAACCGTATTTGATTTATTGCAAGGATACGACGATCGCGATCCTGTTTGTACGCAAAAATCACCTGAATTGTGTTTACCGCAACTCGATCGTGGAATTGAGAATTTACGAATTGCTGTTGCAGGCGATTACTTTACCAAAGGCGCTGAACCCGAAGCAATCACGGTGGTTGAACAAGTTGCACAAGCGTTGGATGTTACTGAGTATATCACTTTACCTGAAGCCCATCGCGCCCGTGCCGCAGCATTTATTATTACCTCGTGTGAGGGTGCAAATTTGCATATGGAGAAGTTGCGGTCGCGTCCTCAAGATTTTGATTTTGCAACGCGCGATCGCTTTTTGGCGGGGGCGTTGATTCCAAGTCATTGGTACATTCAAGCGCAACGTTTTCGGAGGTGGTTTCGCGATCGCGTCAAAGAAGTTTTCCAAAACATTGATATCATTCTCGCCCCAACAACACCCTGTTTTGCACCTTTAATCGGTCAAAAAACAATGATGCTAGCTGGTGAAGAAATTTTAATTCGTCCGCATCTAGGACTTTTCACGCAACCACTATCCTTTATCGGCTTACCCGTTTTATCCGTTCCGATTCACCGCCCTGGTTCCTTACCTTTAGGCGTACAATTAATAGCTGCACCTTATAATGAAGCAATCATTTTACGTGTTGCGGCTGTATTAGAAGCAAAAGGAATCGTTTCTACTCATACTTCTTGA
- a CDS encoding DUF4089 domain-containing protein codes for MEKFDVAEYVDRTAAILDLDINPEYRENVIANFEKIHAIAQLVNEFPIPDVEALPTFEP; via the coding sequence ATGGAAAAATTTGATGTGGCAGAATATGTTGATCGCACCGCTGCGATTCTCGACTTAGATATTAATCCAGAATATCGGGAAAACGTCATCGCAAATTTTGAGAAAATACACGCGATCGCGCAACTCGTTAATGAATTTCCCATCCCAGATGTTGAAGCTTTACCAACGTTTGAACCATGA
- a CDS encoding FRG domain-containing protein: MSTTIPVLEAEQAMLNNFKLLSVPLLKEKPDNDWEWLAIMQHHGLATRLLDWSVIPLAALLLPVCKPAAENQNGVIWLFHPEAEDYISTLKPQDPFQIDRNFLLQPRLIKERIKAHLHFFGFN; this comes from the coding sequence ATATCAACTACAATACCCGTTCTTGAAGCAGAACAAGCGATGCTGAATAACTTTAAACTGCTAAGCGTTCCCTTACTCAAGGAAAAACCAGATAATGATTGGGAATGGTTAGCAATCATGCAACATCACGGATTAGCAACTCGACTACTCGATTGGAGTGTGATTCCGCTAGCTGCGCTTTTGTTGCCAGTCTGCAAGCCAGCCGCTGAAAATCAAAATGGTGTGATTTGGCTTTTTCATCCAGAGGCTGAAGATTATATATCTACTTTGAAACCTCAAGATCCATTTCAAATCGATAGGAATTTCTTGCTTCAACCAAGGCTTATTAAAGAAAGAATTAAAGCACATTTGCACTTTTTCGGTTTCAATTAG
- a CDS encoding AbgT family transporter — protein sequence MTQTTPPEQSSPPKKTGWLGKSLAYIEAIGNKLPDPLTLFFIFCLAVIAISAIASAFNISVVNPGNGETIAAVSLLTPDGIRRIVTEAVTNFTEFPPLGTVIVAMLGVGVAEATGLLAALLRQLVIVAPAGLISPTVVFAGVMSNIASDAGYVVLVPLGAIVFLAFKRHPLAGMAAAFAGVSGGFSANLLLSPLDPLLAGLSQSAAQLINPNYEVNATANYYFLAVSTFLVTLVGWFITDKIVEPRLGSYQGEAAALEELSARERKGLRWAGYALLAFIVFVLALLLPPRGILRNPETFTIVPSPFIDGIVFLIAIAFLIPAIAYGKAAGTIRNDKDVAQSMGSAMSTLGYYIALAFVAAQFIAYFNWSNLGVITAVSGANFLRATGITGPPILLLFILLTVVLDLFVGSASAKWAVMAPVFVPMLMLIGYSPELTQAIYRIGDSTTNIITPLMPYFPVVVAFGQKYDKNMGIGTLISLMLPYSLIFLICWTVLFFVWLFLGLPLGPGAPMRI from the coding sequence ATGACACAAACAACTCCTCCAGAACAATCTAGCCCTCCGAAAAAAACTGGTTGGTTAGGTAAGTCTCTGGCTTACATCGAAGCAATTGGCAATAAACTTCCCGATCCGCTGACGCTGTTTTTTATCTTTTGTCTCGCTGTGATTGCGATTAGTGCGATCGCCTCTGCATTCAACATAAGTGTTGTTAATCCTGGAAATGGTGAAACGATTGCCGCCGTATCGCTATTAACACCCGATGGTATCCGCAGAATTGTTACCGAAGCCGTCACCAACTTTACGGAATTTCCACCGCTGGGAACCGTGATTGTCGCAATGCTGGGTGTGGGAGTAGCAGAAGCAACAGGGTTACTTGCGGCTTTACTGCGTCAGTTGGTAATTGTTGCACCTGCGGGGTTAATTTCGCCCACGGTTGTGTTTGCGGGAGTGATGTCTAATATTGCATCCGATGCGGGTTATGTTGTGCTAGTTCCGTTGGGTGCGATCGTCTTTTTAGCGTTTAAGCGTCATCCTCTCGCTGGTATGGCGGCGGCGTTTGCAGGTGTTTCGGGTGGTTTTAGCGCTAACTTACTCCTCAGTCCCTTAGATCCTCTCCTTGCTGGATTATCGCAAAGTGCCGCGCAACTGATTAATCCTAACTATGAAGTTAATGCGACTGCGAATTACTATTTTCTTGCAGTTTCGACGTTTCTTGTCACGCTCGTTGGTTGGTTTATCACCGATAAAATTGTCGAACCGCGTCTTGGTAGCTATCAGGGCGAAGCAGCAGCGCTAGAAGAACTCAGTGCTAGAGAACGTAAAGGACTGCGGTGGGCAGGTTATGCTTTATTAGCTTTTATTGTTTTTGTTTTAGCGTTATTACTACCACCACGCGGGATTTTACGCAATCCAGAAACTTTTACGATTGTTCCCTCACCGTTTATCGATGGAATTGTATTTTTGATTGCGATCGCGTTTCTCATTCCAGCAATAGCATACGGTAAAGCTGCGGGTACGATTCGCAATGATAAAGACGTTGCTCAATCGATGGGTAGTGCGATGAGTACTTTGGGTTACTATATCGCATTGGCGTTCGTTGCGGCTCAATTTATTGCTTATTTCAATTGGAGTAATTTAGGAGTCATCACCGCTGTCAGTGGTGCCAATTTCTTACGGGCTACCGGAATTACTGGTCCACCAATCCTGTTATTGTTTATTTTATTAACCGTTGTTCTCGATTTATTTGTCGGTTCTGCATCAGCAAAGTGGGCTGTTATGGCACCTGTATTTGTGCCGATGTTGATGTTAATCGGTTACTCACCCGAATTAACACAAGCAATTTATCGAATTGGTGATTCTACAACAAATATTATCACACCATTAATGCCTTATTTTCCTGTTGTTGTTGCTTTTGGGCAAAAATACGATAAGAATATGGGTATTGGTACATTAATTTCGTTAATGCTACCTTATTCATTGATTTTCTTGATTTGTTGGACAGTATTGTTCTTCGTTTGGTTATTCTTAGGTCTTCCTTTAGGTCCTGGCGCACCAATGCGAATTTGA
- a CDS encoding sodium/glutamate symporter — translation MFQLIDVFFAFITIALLVLVGRFVRQRVKLLRDLYLPSSIVAGVIALLLGPQALGAIVSAVAGSEAPFAQGLFPETIRNVWSQSPSVFINVVFATLFIGESIPSPRDIWRKASPQVAFGQTLAWGQYVVGLLLAILILTPIFGMSPIAASLIEVAFEGGHGTAAGMAETFNNLGFTAGPDLALGLATVGIVSGIIAGTMLADWARKTGRIQVVRSEDPEAGSFDSHDRPTETQTIRVARARLMRDLLIDPLSLNLSFVGLAITIGWLILQALIYLESITWGRAGVELFSYVPLFPIALIGGLIVQLLVERTGRSYLISRPLIERIGGVALDVTIVTALASISLAVLGSNLGPFLILSVAGIAWNVLAFIYLGPRMLPTFWFERGIGDLGQSMGVTATGLVLMRMVDPDNRSGAFESFAYKQLLFEPIVGGGLFTAAAPLLIAQFGSVPVLLLTIGILAFWLVFGMYNFKRIAKSSQVV, via the coding sequence ATGTTTCAACTTATTGATGTTTTTTTCGCCTTTATTACGATCGCACTGCTAGTCTTAGTCGGGAGATTTGTGCGACAGCGAGTCAAATTGCTGCGAGATCTCTATTTACCCAGTTCGATTGTTGCAGGAGTCATTGCCTTACTATTGGGTCCACAGGCACTAGGTGCGATTGTTTCTGCTGTTGCAGGCTCAGAAGCACCCTTTGCCCAAGGTTTGTTTCCAGAAACAATTCGTAACGTGTGGTCGCAATCACCGAGTGTTTTTATTAACGTCGTTTTCGCAACACTTTTTATCGGAGAATCAATTCCGAGTCCGCGCGATATTTGGCGCAAAGCTTCACCGCAAGTCGCCTTTGGACAAACGCTTGCTTGGGGACAATACGTAGTCGGACTGTTACTAGCGATATTGATATTAACTCCGATATTCGGCATGAGTCCGATCGCCGCATCGTTAATCGAAGTTGCGTTTGAAGGTGGACACGGAACCGCCGCTGGAATGGCCGAAACTTTCAACAACTTAGGGTTTACAGCTGGACCTGATTTAGCATTAGGTTTAGCTACGGTCGGTATTGTTTCCGGTATTATTGCAGGGACAATGCTTGCAGACTGGGCGCGGAAAACCGGACGAATTCAAGTCGTCCGCAGCGAAGATCCCGAAGCAGGAAGCTTTGATTCGCACGATCGCCCAACAGAAACACAAACAATTCGCGTCGCCCGCGCCCGACTCATGCGCGATTTACTGATCGATCCATTATCGTTAAACTTAAGCTTTGTGGGACTCGCGATCACGATCGGTTGGTTAATTTTACAAGCGCTGATCTACTTAGAATCAATCACCTGGGGACGCGCCGGAGTCGAATTATTTTCTTATGTCCCTTTATTTCCGATCGCACTCATTGGTGGGTTGATTGTTCAGCTACTTGTAGAACGCACAGGACGCAGTTATCTCATTAGTCGTCCGTTAATTGAGCGGATTGGTGGAGTTGCGTTAGATGTCACCATTGTCACCGCACTTGCTTCGATTTCGCTAGCTGTCTTGGGTAGCAATCTCGGTCCATTTTTGATTTTATCGGTTGCTGGTATCGCATGGAACGTCTTAGCATTTATCTACCTAGGACCGCGTATGTTGCCGACATTCTGGTTTGAACGCGGTATTGGAGATTTAGGACAATCGATGGGTGTCACCGCAACCGGCTTAGTTTTAATGCGGATGGTTGATCCCGATAACCGTTCCGGTGCTTTTGAAAGTTTTGCTTACAAGCAGCTATTATTTGAACCCATCGTCGGAGGAGGTTTATTTACTGCGGCTGCACCACTATTAATCGCGCAGTTTGGTTCTGTTCCGGTACTACTGCTGACAATTGGGATCTTAGCGTTTTGGCTTGTTTTTGGTATGTATAACTTCAAGCGAATTGCTAAAAGTAGTCAAGTTGTTTGA
- a CDS encoding calcium-binding protein, with amino-acid sequence MATIYGTPGNDTLTGTALADSLFGLGGNDILRGLAGRDRLDGGSGNDTLNGGTGIDTLIGGTGNDRYIVDNTGDVVTEAANAGIDTVVSSVSYVLGSNLENLTLTGSSAINGTGNNLNNSITGNNAHNSLRGGAGNDTLMGGTDNNSGNDTLYGGDGNDVLFSKNFLSGGFRIGADVLYGGNGNDTLHGGNGAKNTLDGGSGNDTYIVFSTADIIVEAANAGTDTVVSSVSYTLGSNLENLTLTGNKNINGTGNSLNNYIAGNFGSDILYGGDGNDTLVAGIGNSYDDIFGTGIFYSYSGNNYLDGGDGNDSLQGGVGNDTLFGRNGNDNLDAGLFTNVGWGYIQDKSGNDYLDGGAGNDTLKGGVGSDTLLGGAGSDLLISVVGRGANPYVSVDFSGNDYLDGGVGNDTLQGGAGSDTLIGGDGFDSLVAGTGKRSEYSNYGEWVTSLFSGNNYLDGGAGNDTLVGALNNDTLMGGSGDDRLTGKEGNDVLTGGTGADTFVFLSPLEGLDTITDFSVGQGDKIEISAAGFGIAVGDTSKFSFSSNTLFFDTTALASLQSNSGFNPSTDIKVV; translated from the coding sequence ATGGCAACTATCTACGGGACTCCAGGGAACGATACTTTAACAGGAACAGCGCTTGCTGACTCATTGTTTGGTTTAGGTGGTAACGATATTTTACGTGGGTTAGCAGGTAGAGATCGCCTTGATGGCGGAAGTGGTAACGATACGCTCAACGGTGGAACTGGTATTGATACGTTAATTGGAGGCACTGGCAACGATCGCTACATTGTTGACAACACAGGTGACGTAGTTACAGAGGCTGCGAATGCAGGAATCGATACTGTTGTGTCTTCAGTTAGCTATGTGTTGGGTAGTAACTTAGAAAATCTCACGCTAACAGGTAGCAGTGCAATTAATGGCACAGGAAACAACTTAAACAACTCCATCACGGGTAATAATGCTCATAATTCTTTGCGTGGAGGAGCAGGAAATGACACCTTAATGGGAGGAACAGATAATAACAGTGGTAATGATACTCTTTATGGTGGCGATGGCAATGATGTTTTGTTCTCAAAGAATTTTCTGAGTGGCGGTTTCCGTATTGGGGCAGATGTACTTTATGGAGGCAATGGCAACGATACTTTACATGGAGGCAATGGAGCAAAAAATACTTTAGATGGGGGCAGCGGCAATGATACGTATATTGTGTTTTCCACTGCTGATATTATAGTTGAAGCTGCTAACGCAGGTACAGATACCGTTGTGTCTTCTGTCAGCTATACACTAGGTAGTAATTTAGAAAACCTGACGCTTACGGGTAACAAAAATATTAATGGCACAGGCAACTCGCTGAACAATTACATCGCTGGCAATTTTGGTAGCGACATCCTCTATGGTGGAGATGGTAATGATACCTTAGTTGCTGGTATTGGTAATTCTTATGACGACATCTTTGGCACTGGCATTTTCTATAGCTATTCGGGCAACAATTACCTCGACGGTGGAGATGGTAACGACAGCTTGCAAGGAGGAGTTGGTAATGATACCTTATTTGGCAGAAACGGCAACGATAACTTAGACGCAGGTCTTTTTACAAATGTCGGGTGGGGATATATTCAGGACAAATCAGGTAACGATTACCTCGATGGCGGGGCTGGCAACGATACGCTAAAAGGAGGAGTTGGTAGTGACACCCTGCTTGGTGGTGCTGGATCTGACTTGCTGATTTCAGTGGTTGGTAGAGGAGCAAATCCTTACGTCAGCGTAGATTTTTCTGGTAACGACTACCTCGATGGCGGGGTTGGTAACGACACTTTACAGGGAGGAGCCGGTAGCGATACTCTGATTGGCGGTGATGGATTTGACTCTCTGGTTGCTGGTACGGGGAAGCGATCGGAGTATTCCAACTACGGTGAATGGGTGACAAGTTTATTTTCTGGTAACAATTACCTCGATGGCGGGGCTGGCAACGATACGCTAGTTGGAGCGCTCAATAACGATACTCTGATGGGTGGAAGTGGTGATGACCGTTTAACAGGCAAAGAAGGCAACGACGTGCTTACTGGTGGCACAGGTGCTGATACTTTTGTATTTTTGTCTCCGTTAGAAGGACTAGATACAATTACAGATTTCTCTGTGGGGCAGGGAGATAAAATAGAAATCTCGGCTGCGGGATTTGGAATTGCCGTAGGTGATACAAGCAAGTTCTCTTTCAGCAGTAACACATTGTTCTTTGATACAACTGCTTTGGCAAGCCTGCAGTCAAATTCAGGGTTTAACCCTAGCACTGATATTAAGGTTGTCTAG
- a CDS encoding DUF952 domain-containing protein — MNIILHITQRAQWEAAQKFQIYRGDTLESEGFIHCSTPQQVINVANTFFENQQGLVLLCIDSDKVHAEIRYEGIQEDELFPHIYGALNLDAVFQVIDFKPHEDGSFAFPLEIINFMS, encoded by the coding sequence ATGAACATTATTTTACACATCACGCAACGCGCTCAATGGGAAGCCGCACAAAAATTTCAAATCTATCGCGGTGATACACTAGAATCTGAAGGATTTATTCACTGTTCTACTCCACAGCAAGTTATCAATGTAGCAAATACATTCTTTGAGAATCAGCAGGGATTAGTACTACTGTGCATCGATTCTGATAAAGTTCACGCCGAAATTCGCTATGAAGGAATCCAAGAAGATGAATTATTTCCTCATATTTATGGTGCATTAAATCTTGATGCTGTGTTCCAGGTAATTGATTTTAAACCCCATGAAGATGGAAGTTTCGCCTTTCCTTTAGAAATTATTAATTTTATGTCTTAA
- a CDS encoding CocE/NonD family hydrolase: MLTVRPKESASMLTRDGVRLDADIYRPDAKGEFPVLLMRQPYGRAIASTVVYAHPIWYAAHGYIVVIQDVRGRGTSQGEFKLFVNEINDGEDAVNWAANLPGSNGKVGMYGFSYQGMTQLYAAAAKPPALKTICPAMIAYDLYTDWVYEGGAFCLQTNLGWAIQLAAETARLQGDAAAHHTLYAAAQNIPLYDPVPSLNECLRKLAPNAFYHEWLEHSQADSYWEDISPKKYLQNVDLPMFHIGGWFDTYLRGTLHLYKDFAARSAYRQQLLVGPWAHLPWSRKVGDVDFGIEALNPVDRLQVKWFDQFLKGIDRGWSQESPVCLFEMGSNQWRKFNGWYEKNHKSYYLSSSGLASIREDEGKLTTTYAESYPPDVLVHDPWRPVPSLGGHAALPAGSFERSHIDRRSDVLTYTTAPLETDLHFAGDVAVEVFCSADTPYHDLCAVLSEVHSDGKVYNLTQGYLHVNERRSPLRVVLQPTCVKIAKGNALRLSLSAACFPAYPINPGTGSPMGSTRLMDSQIVTLTVHCGGDRPSQVLLPVVAPS; this comes from the coding sequence ATGCTAACGGTGCGTCCGAAAGAAAGTGCATCAATGCTGACTCGTGACGGAGTACGGTTAGATGCGGATATTTACCGCCCTGATGCGAAAGGGGAATTTCCGGTATTGTTGATGCGCCAGCCGTATGGCAGAGCGATCGCATCTACGGTAGTGTACGCGCACCCGATCTGGTATGCTGCTCATGGCTACATTGTGGTGATTCAAGATGTACGCGGACGTGGGACATCACAAGGCGAATTCAAGTTATTCGTCAACGAAATCAACGACGGTGAAGACGCCGTAAACTGGGCAGCGAACTTACCTGGAAGCAATGGTAAGGTGGGAATGTATGGCTTTTCCTACCAGGGCATGACGCAGCTATACGCCGCCGCTGCAAAACCGCCAGCGTTAAAAACAATTTGTCCAGCAATGATTGCTTATGATTTGTATACCGACTGGGTATATGAAGGTGGCGCGTTTTGTTTGCAAACAAATTTGGGTTGGGCAATTCAATTAGCAGCAGAAACCGCGCGACTACAAGGCGATGCGGCGGCGCATCATACGCTTTATGCCGCAGCACAGAATATCCCACTATACGATCCTGTTCCTAGTTTAAACGAATGCTTGCGCAAACTTGCACCGAATGCTTTTTATCACGAGTGGCTCGAACATTCGCAAGCTGATAGTTACTGGGAAGATATTTCACCCAAGAAGTATCTGCAAAATGTCGATTTACCAATGTTTCACATCGGCGGCTGGTTTGATACGTATCTACGCGGTACACTTCATCTATACAAAGATTTTGCTGCGCGTAGCGCCTATCGTCAACAGTTACTCGTAGGACCTTGGGCGCATTTACCTTGGAGTCGCAAAGTCGGCGATGTTGATTTTGGCATTGAGGCTTTGAATCCTGTTGATCGCCTGCAAGTCAAGTGGTTCGATCAGTTCCTCAAAGGAATTGATCGCGGTTGGTCGCAAGAATCGCCTGTATGTTTATTTGAAATGGGTAGTAACCAGTGGCGCAAATTTAATGGCTGGTACGAAAAAAACCATAAATCGTATTACTTGTCAAGTAGTGGGTTAGCAAGTATCCGCGAAGATGAAGGTAAACTAACCACGACGTATGCAGAATCGTATCCACCTGATGTTTTAGTTCACGACCCATGGCGACCTGTTCCATCACTAGGAGGTCACGCCGCATTACCCGCAGGTTCATTTGAGCGATCGCATATTGACCGTCGTTCTGATGTTTTAACTTATACAACAGCACCGCTAGAAACCGATTTACATTTTGCAGGAGATGTTGCGGTCGAGGTTTTTTGTAGTGCAGATACTCCATATCATGACTTGTGCGCGGTACTTTCTGAAGTCCACAGTGATGGTAAAGTATATAACTTAACGCAAGGTTATTTGCACGTAAATGAAAGGCGATCGCCTTTGCGAGTCGTTTTGCAACCAACGTGTGTCAAAATCGCCAAAGGTAACGCCCTCCGTCTTAGTTTAAGTGCTGCGTGTTTTCCAGCGTATCCGATTAATCCTGGTACAGGTTCACCAATGGGTAGTACGCGGTTGATGGATTCGCAAATTGTAACTTTAACTGTACATTGTGGAGGCGATCGCCCTTCGCAAGTCTTATTACCCGTCGTTGCACCATCCTAA
- a CDS encoding cupin domain-containing protein, whose protein sequence is MDTTRCMIPVAKSPQDYQAFKISPGDTNRLAIVFDTASANISLTICVEIFDIGGKTPPNRHQMAVEMFFILSGEGRAICDGKTVAIRSGDSVLVPPTGTHMIENTGSTRLYALCIMVPNEDFAELIRSGTPVELDAEDLAVLRRLPAPVLC, encoded by the coding sequence ATGGACACAACTCGCTGCATGATCCCCGTTGCCAAATCGCCGCAAGACTATCAAGCTTTTAAGATTAGTCCTGGTGATACGAATCGCTTAGCAATTGTCTTTGATACTGCTTCTGCCAATATTTCGTTAACCATTTGTGTAGAAATTTTTGATATTGGTGGCAAAACACCACCAAATCGCCATCAAATGGCAGTCGAAATGTTTTTTATTCTATCCGGTGAAGGACGCGCTATTTGTGATGGCAAAACGGTAGCAATTAGATCTGGAGACAGTGTGTTAGTACCTCCCACAGGCACACATATGATTGAAAATACAGGCTCGACGCGGTTGTACGCATTGTGTATTATGGTGCCGAATGAAGATTTTGCGGAATTAATTCGCAGTGGTACACCAGTAGAACTCGATGCGGAGGATTTAGCTGTTTTGCGTCGCTTACCTGCACCAGTATTATGCTAA